One Campylobacter sp. RM16192 genomic region harbors:
- the lpxD gene encoding UDP-3-O-(3-hydroxymyristoyl)glucosamine N-acyltransferase, whose amino-acid sequence MKLSEIYEILELKFEGDEREITALNSLANAKSSELSYCDGEKNAKFIANSKAGVILVGENLKEFVPANMHAIVVENAHLAFAILSKFFAKELFASSPKEAQISPSAKVMQNVYIGSGVVVGEGSVLMPGVFLGDNVKVGKNCILHPNVVVYNDCVIGDKCHINANAVIGSDGYGYAHTKTGEHIKIYHNGNVILEDFVEIGACTTIDRGVFESTIIKRHTKIDNLVQIGHNCELGQGCLIVAQTGLAGSSKLGRNVVMGGQSGTVGHIKVGDFARIAARGGVSKDIEGGKKYAGAYPIMELGEFFKIQAKILRFFKK is encoded by the coding sequence ATGAAATTAAGTGAAATTTATGAGATTTTAGAGCTGAAATTTGAAGGTGACGAGCGTGAGATAACGGCGCTAAATTCGCTAGCTAATGCAAAAAGTAGCGAGCTAAGCTATTGTGACGGCGAAAAAAATGCCAAATTTATCGCAAATTCTAAGGCCGGAGTGATACTAGTAGGTGAAAATTTAAAGGAGTTTGTGCCTGCAAATATGCACGCGATAGTCGTGGAAAACGCGCATTTGGCTTTTGCGATTTTAAGCAAATTTTTTGCAAAAGAGCTTTTTGCAAGCTCGCCAAAAGAGGCTCAAATTTCACCGAGTGCCAAAGTAATGCAAAACGTATATATAGGCTCTGGCGTAGTAGTAGGCGAGGGTAGTGTGCTAATGCCTGGAGTGTTTTTAGGTGATAACGTAAAGGTTGGCAAAAACTGCATCTTGCATCCAAATGTAGTTGTGTATAACGACTGCGTGATCGGCGATAAGTGCCACATAAACGCAAATGCGGTTATAGGTTCGGATGGATATGGCTATGCGCACACAAAAACGGGCGAGCATATAAAAATTTATCATAACGGAAACGTGATTTTAGAGGATTTTGTAGAGATAGGCGCGTGCACGACGATAGATCGTGGAGTGTTTGAGTCAACCATCATCAAGCGCCACACAAAGATAGATAACCTTGTGCAGATAGGCCATAACTGCGAGCTAGGGCAGGGCTGCTTAATAGTAGCGCAAACCGGTCTTGCAGGCTCAAGTAAGCTAGGTAGAAACGTCGTAATGGGTGGACAAAGCGGCACAGTAGGACATATTAAAGTCGGCGACTTCGCTCGGATCGCAGCAAGAGGCGGAGTAAGCAAGGATATCGAAGGCGGCAAGAAATACGCAGGAGCTTATCCTATAATGGAGCTTGGCGAGTTTTTCAAAATACAAGCTAAGATATTAAGGTTTTTTAAAAAGTAG
- the thiF gene encoding sulfur carrier protein ThiS adenylyltransferase ThiF has translation MDELKSEIFSNKELYQFLKKFSAENPDIFIINGFATSENLDIKDGANIVLIKRGVMPESGILRSMIEARNTPELNDALKHSCIGVAGLGGLGSNIAISLARVGVAKLVLVDFDVVEPSNLNRQHYFIKHIGIKKAEALKSMISEINPFVNVITHDIFLDSSNVAEIFAPCPIICEAFDNVASKTMIVNEAGASLKDKQIIAASGMAGYHSSNLIKTIKFAKNVHICGDLNNAAKVGQGLMAPRVAICANHQANLAIRLMMNLEA, from the coding sequence ATGGATGAGCTTAAGAGTGAAATTTTTAGCAATAAAGAGCTATATCAATTTTTAAAGAAATTTAGTGCTGAAAATCCGGATATCTTTATAATCAATGGCTTTGCAACCAGTGAAAATTTAGATATAAAAGATGGTGCAAATATTGTGCTCATAAAACGCGGAGTTATGCCTGAATCTGGAATTTTACGTTCTATGATAGAGGCTAGAAACACGCCTGAACTAAATGACGCGCTCAAACATAGTTGCATTGGAGTAGCCGGACTTGGTGGACTTGGATCCAACATAGCTATTAGTCTGGCACGCGTAGGGGTTGCTAAGCTTGTACTCGTTGATTTTGACGTGGTTGAACCTAGCAACCTAAACCGCCAACATTACTTTATAAAACATATCGGAATAAAAAAAGCTGAAGCTTTAAAAAGTATGATTAGCGAAATTAATCCGTTTGTAAATGTAATTACTCATGATATTTTTTTAGATAGCTCAAATGTCGCGGAAATTTTTGCACCATGTCCCATAATTTGCGAAGCCTTCGATAATGTGGCAAGTAAAACTATGATAGTAAACGAAGCCGGAGCGAGTTTAAAGGATAAGCAAATTATCGCAGCATCTGGAATGGCGGGATATCATAGTTCAAATTTAATAAAAACAATAAAATTTGCTAAAAATGTTCATATATGTGGTGATCTAAACAACGCCGCAAAAGTAGGACAAGGACTAATGGCACCGCGCGTAGCGATTTGCGCTAACCACCAAGCAAACCTTGCAATCCGCCTTATGATGAATTTAGAGGCATAA
- a CDS encoding pyridoxal phosphate-dependent aminotransferase, with the protein MLSNRVQVLSESLTIAISSLAKEMKAKGEDVVSFSAGEPDFDTPKAIKDAVIDALNKGCGKYTPIPGTPEVLKAIATKLERDNGLKYEPSQIITNVGAKHSLFNIFQALIDVGDEVIIPSPYWVSYPEMVKFSGGTPVFIETCEKTKFKITPDQLKAAITPKTKILVLSSPNNPTGAIYSREELLALGEILKGTKIIVASDEIYEKLSYDAPFTAAASVSDDMFKRTITINGLSKCGAMPGWRFGYMASVIPELNSAVKKLQSQSTSNISSIVQAGAIAGLLGKADDDVEMMKNEFIKRRDVACDMINAIDGLSVVKPEGAFYLFINCSKIEPDSMKFCRRLLEEAKVACVPGVGFGMDGYFRLSFATSMENIIKGISKIGEFVKNY; encoded by the coding sequence ATGTTATCAAATAGAGTTCAAGTATTAAGCGAGTCACTTACTATTGCTATTAGCTCGCTTGCTAAAGAGATGAAAGCAAAGGGAGAGGATGTGGTGAGCTTTTCAGCGGGAGAGCCTGACTTTGACACACCAAAAGCTATCAAAGATGCCGTCATAGATGCGCTAAATAAAGGATGTGGCAAATACACACCTATCCCAGGCACTCCAGAGGTACTAAAGGCGATCGCCACAAAGCTTGAGCGAGATAACGGCTTAAAATACGAGCCAAGTCAAATTATTACAAATGTCGGCGCAAAACACTCGCTTTTTAATATCTTTCAAGCTTTAATTGATGTAGGAGATGAAGTTATAATTCCAAGCCCTTACTGGGTAAGCTATCCAGAGATGGTCAAATTTAGTGGCGGAACCCCAGTATTTATAGAGACATGTGAAAAAACAAAATTTAAGATAACACCTGATCAACTAAAAGCAGCTATAACTCCAAAAACTAAAATTTTAGTTTTAAGCAGTCCAAATAATCCAACAGGCGCAATATATAGCCGCGAAGAGTTATTGGCTCTTGGGGAAATTTTAAAAGGAACCAAAATAATAGTAGCAAGCGATGAAATTTACGAAAAGCTTAGCTACGATGCGCCATTTACTGCTGCAGCAAGCGTGAGTGATGATATGTTTAAGCGAACTATCACGATCAATGGACTTAGTAAGTGCGGAGCTATGCCAGGCTGGCGCTTTGGCTATATGGCCAGCGTTATACCTGAGCTAAACAGTGCCGTAAAAAAACTACAAAGCCAAAGCACAAGCAATATAAGCTCAATAGTGCAAGCAGGTGCCATAGCAGGGCTTTTAGGCAAGGCTGATGATGACGTAGAGATGATGAAAAATGAATTTATAAAAAGAAGAGATGTCGCATGCGATATGATAAATGCGATAGATGGGCTAAGTGTTGTTAAGCCTGAAGGGGCGTTTTATCTATTTATAAACTGCTCAAAGATTGAGCCTGACTCTATGAAATTTTGTCGCCGCTTACTTGAAGAGGCGAAAGTAGCTTGCGTTCCCGGAGTCGGATTTGGTATGGACGGATACTTTAGACTAAGCTTTGCTACAAGTATGGAAAATATCATAAAAGGCATAAGTAAAATTGGGGAATTTGTCAAAAATTACTAA
- the speA gene encoding biosynthetic arginine decarboxylase, with translation MNNYGLNLWGDSNFVIENGKVCINHGSKHAIIDIVKGIRDEGYRGPMLLRFPHLIQKQIEQIYSNFKSAIKEFSYKGTFNAVYPLKVNQYPGFVKNLVKHGKKYGYGLEAGSKAELLLVMAYNNEGAPITVNGFKDKEMINIGFIAAEMGHNITLTIEGLNELEAIIAIAKERFKPKPNIGLRIRLHSSGSGIWAKSGGINSKFGLTSTELIEAVNLLKEANLLDCFNMIHFHIGSQITEIHPLKKALIEAGNIYAELRKMGAKNLKAINLGGGLAIEYSQFKENSSRNYTLSEYANDVVYLLKTIANQKNELEPDIFIESGRFVAASHAVLVAPVLELFSQDYTEEKLALKKKNPQLITELVDLLNTIKASNAMEYLHDSMDHMESILTLFDLGYVDLVDRSNAEILTHLIIKKAVKMLGTKQNNPELLKLQEEVQERYLINFSLFQSLPDFWGLKQNFPVMPLHRLDVRPTRSASLWDITCDSDGEIGFDDEFNPLFLHDIDVEKEEYFLGFFMVGAYQEVLGMRHNLFTHPTEATIEIDESGYKVVHLLESQSILDIMEDLDYDIYEIQDTLSERIEKSKLVNDTQKKQILGEMYLFLNDNGYLKTIS, from the coding sequence GTGAATAACTACGGTTTAAATTTATGGGGCGATTCAAATTTCGTCATTGAAAACGGCAAGGTCTGCATAAATCACGGCTCAAAGCATGCGATCATCGACATCGTAAAAGGCATCAGAGACGAAGGCTACAGAGGCCCTATGCTTCTGCGCTTTCCACACCTTATACAAAAGCAAATCGAGCAAATTTACTCAAATTTCAAATCAGCCATCAAAGAATTTAGCTACAAAGGCACTTTTAACGCCGTCTATCCGCTTAAGGTAAATCAATACCCTGGCTTTGTAAAAAACCTAGTTAAACACGGCAAAAAATACGGCTATGGACTTGAAGCGGGCTCAAAAGCGGAGCTTTTACTCGTGATGGCTTACAACAACGAAGGCGCGCCGATAACGGTAAATGGCTTTAAAGACAAAGAGATGATAAACATAGGCTTTATCGCAGCTGAGATGGGGCATAACATCACACTTACCATCGAGGGTCTTAACGAGCTTGAAGCGATAATCGCGATCGCAAAAGAGCGCTTTAAACCAAAACCAAACATCGGACTTCGCATCAGACTTCACAGTTCAGGCTCTGGAATTTGGGCTAAGAGTGGCGGTATAAATTCAAAATTTGGGCTTACATCAACCGAGCTTATTGAGGCAGTAAATTTGCTAAAAGAAGCGAATTTGCTGGATTGTTTTAATATGATCCACTTTCATATCGGCTCTCAGATAACCGAAATCCATCCACTTAAAAAAGCTCTCATAGAAGCTGGCAACATATACGCAGAACTACGAAAAATGGGGGCAAAAAATCTAAAAGCCATAAATTTAGGTGGCGGTCTAGCTATCGAGTACTCGCAGTTTAAAGAAAACTCAAGCCGTAACTACACCCTAAGCGAATACGCAAACGACGTGGTTTACCTGCTTAAAACCATCGCAAACCAAAAAAACGAGCTTGAGCCAGATATATTTATAGAAAGCGGTCGCTTCGTAGCCGCCTCTCACGCTGTGCTCGTTGCGCCCGTGCTTGAGCTATTTTCTCAGGACTACACAGAAGAAAAGCTTGCTCTTAAAAAGAAAAATCCTCAGCTCATAACCGAACTGGTCGATCTTCTAAACACGATAAAAGCGTCAAATGCGATGGAGTATCTGCACGATAGCATGGATCACATGGAGAGCATTCTTACGCTCTTTGACTTGGGATATGTTGATCTGGTTGACCGCTCAAATGCTGAAATTTTAACTCACCTTATCATCAAAAAAGCAGTAAAAATGCTTGGAACTAAGCAAAATAACCCAGAGCTTTTAAAACTACAAGAAGAGGTGCAAGAAAGATACCTGATAAATTTCTCGCTCTTTCAGTCGCTGCCTGATTTTTGGGGTTTAAAACAAAATTTCCCTGTCATGCCGCTTCACAGACTTGATGTGCGCCCTACCCGCTCGGCATCGCTTTGGGATATCACCTGCGATAGCGACGGGGAGATTGGATTTGACGATGAGTTTAACCCTCTGTTTTTACACGATATAGATGTAGAAAAAGAGGAGTATTTTTTAGGATTTTTCATGGTTGGAGCTTATCAGGAAGTGCTTGGAATGAGGCATAATCTCTTTACGCACCCAACCGAAGCTACGATAGAGATAGATGAGAGCGGATACAAGGTTGTTCACCTGCTTGAGAGCCAATCAATCCTTGATATCATGGAGGATCTTGACTATGACATCTATGAAATTCAAGACACGCTAAGCGAGCGAATCGAGAAGTCAAAACTGGTAAACGACACACAAAAGAAGCAAATTTTAGGTGAGATGTATCTCTTTTTAAACGACAATGGTTATCTAAAAACAATATCTTAA
- the hisS gene encoding histidine--tRNA ligase, which translates to MISALRGMKDHLPPSGQTYEYIIKICEEVAKNYGYSFIMTPHLEQTALFRRSVGESSDIVGKEMYQFIDKGENDVCLRPEGTAGVVRAFIEAKFDKAGGVRRYFYHGSMFRYERPQKGRLREFHQFGCECFNEPSVYEDASIILMIDEIFARLNIKTTLKINSLGDSECMPAYRQKLVKFLDEHEAEICEDCKRRKLTNPIRVLDCKEQKCQEIYKDAPLIIDNLSAECKADFDKLQEILTANGIKFEIDSRLVRGIDYYCKTAFEFISDEIGSQSAVAGGGRYDKLVEYLGGKASYGVGFAMGIERIMEILSTREASAKREGVYICALDEVGLEHIYNFGINLRKKYKTEISYEARNLQKHLKNADNKNCEIFLCMGENELKEGKIWYKNLSTKDERVLNLDELQGVLGE; encoded by the coding sequence ATGATTAGCGCATTAAGAGGGATGAAAGATCACCTGCCTCCAAGCGGGCAAACCTACGAATATATCATTAAAATTTGCGAAGAGGTGGCGAAAAACTACGGATATAGCTTTATCATGACGCCTCACCTTGAGCAAACCGCGCTCTTTAGGAGGAGTGTGGGCGAAAGTAGCGATATCGTAGGAAAAGAGATGTATCAGTTTATCGATAAAGGCGAAAATGACGTCTGTTTGCGACCCGAAGGAACTGCTGGAGTCGTGAGGGCTTTTATCGAAGCGAAATTCGATAAGGCGGGAGGTGTGAGAAGATACTTTTATCATGGCTCAATGTTTCGTTACGAGCGCCCGCAAAAGGGACGCTTAAGAGAGTTTCATCAGTTTGGCTGTGAGTGCTTTAACGAGCCAAGCGTCTATGAGGATGCGAGCATTATTTTGATGATAGATGAAATTTTTGCCAGACTAAACATAAAAACCACTCTTAAGATAAATTCGCTAGGAGATAGCGAGTGTATGCCGGCTTACCGCCAAAAGCTGGTTAAATTTTTAGATGAGCATGAAGCTGAAATTTGCGAGGATTGTAAAAGACGCAAACTTACAAATCCTATCCGAGTGCTTGACTGCAAAGAGCAAAAATGCCAAGAAATTTACAAAGATGCTCCTTTAATAATCGATAATTTAAGCGCAGAGTGTAAGGCTGATTTTGATAAATTGCAAGAAATTTTAACGGCAAATGGCATAAAATTTGAGATAGATTCAAGGCTTGTGCGCGGGATTGACTACTACTGCAAAACAGCTTTTGAGTTCATAAGCGACGAAATAGGAAGCCAAAGTGCGGTCGCAGGCGGCGGAAGATATGATAAACTGGTCGAGTATCTAGGCGGCAAAGCAAGCTATGGGGTCGGCTTTGCTATGGGTATCGAGCGGATAATGGAAATTTTAAGCACGAGAGAGGCTAGCGCCAAACGCGAAGGAGTTTATATCTGCGCACTTGATGAAGTGGGACTTGAACACATTTACAACTTCGGCATAAATTTAAGAAAAAAATATAAAACTGAGATAAGCTACGAAGCTAGAAATTTGCAAAAACATCTTAAAAACGCAGACAATAAAAACTGCGAAATTTTCCTCTGTATGGGCGAAAATGAGCTAAAAGAAGGTAAAATTTGGTACAAAAATTTAAGCACAAAAGATGAACGCGTGCTAAATTTAGACGAACTTCAAGGAGTGCTAGGTGAATAA
- the tmk gene encoding dTMP kinase, producing the protein MYVLFEGVDGVGKSTQIRRVAKFYKNSVITHEPGGTKLGEKLREILLGKNSLSKEAEILLFLADRAEHFDKIISKNEDKIVLSDRGFVSGMAYAMANESRAGKACDEAYVQKLFKFNKFALRGNLPDKIVFFEANLELLNSRVFSRKLDHIESRGADYLLNVQECMKRVLGLLDIEILTINASDEMDKITNLIKEFIDD; encoded by the coding sequence ATGTATGTGCTGTTTGAAGGGGTTGATGGAGTCGGCAAAAGCACTCAGATAAGAAGAGTTGCGAAATTTTACAAAAACTCCGTTATCACTCACGAGCCCGGTGGAACGAAGCTTGGCGAGAAGCTAAGAGAAATTTTGCTTGGCAAAAACTCGCTTAGCAAAGAGGCTGAAATTTTGCTATTTTTAGCCGATCGTGCCGAGCATTTTGATAAAATTATAAGCAAAAACGAAGATAAGATAGTTTTAAGCGATAGAGGATTTGTATCGGGCATGGCTTATGCCATGGCAAATGAAAGCCGTGCGGGCAAAGCCTGCGATGAAGCGTATGTACAAAAACTGTTTAAGTTTAATAAATTTGCCCTGAGGGGCAATCTGCCTGATAAGATAGTGTTTTTTGAGGCAAATTTAGAGCTTTTAAACTCTCGCGTTTTTTCTCGCAAGCTTGATCATATAGAAAGTCGCGGGGCGGATTATCTGCTAAACGTACAAGAGTGCATGAAGCGCGTTTTAGGCTTGCTTGATATAGAAATTTTAACTATAAACGCAAGCGATGAGATGGATAAAATAACAAATTTGATAAAGGAATTTATAGATGATTAG
- the coaD gene encoding pantetheine-phosphate adenylyltransferase produces MKKSCIYPGTFDPITNGHIDVIKRATRIFDKVIVGVAKSESKQPYFDIQKRVEMAKIATANLKNVSVISFDNLLVDFAKSHDINIVIRGLRAVSDFEYELQIGYANATLWDEFETVYLMPSLKNAFISSSIVRSVLRHNGDVSKLVPNEILEILKEKN; encoded by the coding sequence GTGAAAAAATCTTGCATATATCCGGGAACCTTTGATCCGATCACAAACGGACACATCGACGTTATCAAGCGTGCAACAAGGATTTTTGACAAGGTTATCGTAGGGGTTGCAAAAAGTGAGAGCAAGCAGCCGTATTTCGATATCCAAAAGCGTGTTGAGATGGCTAAGATCGCAACTGCGAATTTAAAAAATGTAAGCGTTATCAGCTTTGATAATCTGCTTGTGGATTTTGCCAAGAGTCACGATATAAACATCGTTATACGTGGGCTTCGCGCAGTTAGTGACTTTGAGTACGAGCTTCAGATAGGCTACGCAAACGCCACTCTTTGGGATGAGTTTGAGACGGTTTATCTTATGCCAAGTCTTAAAAACGCCTTTATATCAAGCTCTATCGTGCGCTCGGTTTTAAGGCATAATGGCGATGTGAGCAAGCTTGTACCAAATGAAATTTTAGAAATTTTAAAGGAAAAAAATTAG
- a CDS encoding UbiX family flavin prenyltransferase: MRKILVGISGASGVNLGVKLANKIAKTSECHVVVSKNAKLVLEKEQKLNLSIKNAKIYDESDISAAVASGSFGIEASIIAPCSINTLAKIHAGFSDTLLTRAAAVALKERRRLILGIREMPFSTIALEHMAKLSNMGVIIAPPILGYYADIKSVEDMENFIIGKWLDGLGIENQIYKRWGEE; encoded by the coding sequence ATGAGAAAAATTCTAGTAGGTATTAGCGGGGCAAGTGGCGTAAATTTGGGCGTTAAGCTTGCTAACAAGATAGCTAAAACAAGCGAGTGCCACGTCGTCGTAAGTAAGAACGCTAAACTTGTGCTTGAAAAAGAGCAAAAGCTAAATTTATCTATCAAAAACGCTAAAATTTACGATGAAAGCGATATCTCAGCAGCCGTAGCTTCAGGATCATTTGGCATAGAAGCTAGCATCATAGCGCCCTGCTCTATAAACACATTAGCAAAAATTCATGCAGGATTTAGCGACACTTTGCTAACTCGCGCGGCCGCAGTTGCGCTTAAAGAGCGAAGGAGGCTAATCCTTGGTATTCGCGAGATGCCATTTTCTACGATCGCACTTGAACATATGGCAAAGCTTTCAAATATGGGCGTTATCATTGCGCCGCCTATTTTAGGATATTACGCCGATATAAAAAGTGTAGAAGATATGGAAAATTTCATCATCGGCAAGTGGCTTGACGGGCTTGGCATAGAAAATCAAATTTATAAAAGATGGGGCGAAGAGTGA
- the flgA gene encoding flagellar basal body P-ring formation chaperone FlgA, with protein sequence MYCIDNDAITLKTLGFNSKDAEILNLNQQKAAKINSSKMAEILKFHLINFTDRSGGEMIFVKDCDEILKLQKDFLSAVVSEYPQIKFNQIPIITPQNELPKDFSTYKFEKLFINSLNSQKGSFRATFFLPNDSIKSLFFRYEFKAKMPILRAGKQISIRHILSVLDYRLDEIDFSEFSKDYFTDIPVSKMISKQNIKAGEILAKRQFQMLSMIKKGDNIQAVFNDGSLNVSIEVRALEDGNLGDVIKVRGRDKKVFYATIISKKQVLIR encoded by the coding sequence ATGTATTGCATCGATAATGACGCTATCACACTTAAAACACTAGGCTTTAACAGCAAAGACGCAGAAATTTTAAATTTAAACCAGCAAAAAGCAGCCAAAATAAACTCAAGCAAAATGGCTGAAATTTTAAAATTTCATCTCATAAATTTTACCGATAGAAGCGGTGGAGAGATGATCTTCGTGAAAGATTGCGATGAAATTTTAAAGCTTCAAAAAGATTTTTTAAGCGCGGTAGTAAGCGAATATCCGCAGATAAAATTTAACCAAATTCCGATTATAACCCCGCAAAACGAGCTTCCAAAAGATTTTTCAACATATAAATTCGAAAAACTTTTCATAAACTCTCTCAACAGCCAAAAAGGAAGCTTTAGAGCTACTTTTTTCCTGCCAAATGATAGCATTAAGAGCCTGTTTTTCAGATACGAATTTAAGGCTAAAATGCCTATTTTAAGAGCAGGTAAGCAAATTTCCATTAGACACATCTTAAGTGTGCTTGATTACCGTTTGGATGAGATTGATTTTAGCGAGTTTTCAAAAGATTATTTTACCGATATTCCAGTTTCAAAGATGATCTCAAAACAAAACATAAAAGCAGGCGAAATTCTTGCAAAAAGGCAGTTTCAAATGCTTTCGATGATAAAAAAAGGAGATAACATCCAAGCCGTTTTTAACGACGGATCACTAAATGTAAGTATAGAAGTAAGAGCCTTGGAAGACGGAAATTTAGGCGATGTGATAAAAGTTAGGGGCAGAGATAAAAAGGTATTTTATGCTACAATAATTTCAAAAAAACAGGTGCTAATCAGATGA
- a CDS encoding molybdopterin molybdotransferase MoeA, giving the protein MIVDEALKTIFDSVKSSNNSEFVSISMAVGEILAENIIAVKDLPAFDNSALDGYAMKFADKNKPLKVVDAVFAGDSKDTSIKDGECIKIMTGAKMPKGADTVARLEDVVIEDEKVIVTDKTRAYDAFRHRGEEVKAGDELISAGTRLAPAHIMMLAAQGISRVKVLIKPKIGIFSSGDEIIEPWQTADENQIYNANAEAIAAILSNFGFKSSYLGIIKDDLNETINSFQNANFDVIICSGGASKGEADYMKTALLSLGFKELFEHINVRPGRPCKAYSKDSKLVFILPGNPMAAFLLAFLLVVPFLNGKNLMQVEAEAYQDLKIKSGRQNIVLGTLKDGKFHITDNNKFGSGMILPLVKSNAIYLSDFDQNEIKKGDKIFIYKIS; this is encoded by the coding sequence ATGATAGTAGATGAAGCTTTAAAAACTATATTTGATAGTGTAAAATCAAGTAACAATAGCGAATTTGTAAGCATATCTATGGCGGTAGGAGAAATTTTAGCCGAGAACATAATCGCCGTAAAGGATTTGCCAGCATTTGATAACTCGGCATTAGATGGCTATGCTATGAAATTTGCAGATAAAAACAAACCTCTAAAAGTTGTAGACGCTGTTTTTGCTGGAGATAGCAAAGATACATCGATAAAAGATGGCGAGTGTATAAAGATAATGACTGGTGCAAAAATGCCAAAAGGTGCAGACACTGTGGCTAGACTTGAGGATGTCGTTATAGAAGATGAAAAAGTCATAGTAACCGATAAAACAAGAGCTTATGATGCATTTAGGCATAGAGGAGAAGAGGTAAAAGCAGGAGATGAGCTGATTAGCGCAGGCACCAGACTTGCTCCGGCTCATATAATGATGCTTGCAGCTCAAGGCATCTCTCGTGTAAAAGTATTGATAAAGCCAAAAATAGGCATTTTCTCAAGCGGAGATGAGATAATAGAACCTTGGCAAACAGCCGATGAGAATCAAATTTATAACGCAAACGCCGAAGCAATAGCCGCCATACTGTCAAATTTCGGTTTCAAAAGTAGTTATTTGGGGATAATAAAAGATGATTTAAACGAGACTATAAATTCGTTTCAAAATGCAAATTTTGATGTGATTATTTGTTCTGGTGGGGCTAGTAAAGGCGAAGCTGACTATATGAAAACTGCCCTACTTTCGCTTGGTTTCAAAGAACTTTTTGAACATATAAATGTTAGACCTGGTCGCCCATGCAAGGCATACTCTAAAGATTCAAAATTAGTTTTTATACTTCCTGGAAATCCTATGGCAGCCTTTTTACTCGCATTTTTGCTTGTAGTGCCATTTTTAAACGGCAAAAATTTGATGCAAGTTGAAGCGGAAGCCTATCAGGATCTAAAGATAAAGTCCGGACGTCAGAATATAGTATTAGGAACACTAAAAGATGGTAAATTTCATATAACAGATAACAATAAATTTGGTTCAGGTATGATATTGCCTCTAGTAAAAAGTAACGCCATCTACCTTTCTGACTTCGATCAAAACGAGATAAAAAAAGGTGATAAGATTTTTATTTATAAAATTTCTTGA